The Aliidiomarina minuta nucleotide sequence TCGGACTCAGCTGCAATCTCGTCAGTCTCTTCGACTTCGTCAATCGTCTCAACTTCAGGTTCCGCTACAACCTCAGCTTCTACCGGTGTCGCCTCAACCTCAACAGGTTGTTCAACCTGAGGTTCGGTTTGCTCTTCGGTTTGCGCAAAGGCCTCGTCTTTAACCGCGCTGGCCTGCTGCAATAACTTCTCTACTTTTGCAGTATCCAGCACAGGGGCCGTTCTAATCTCTGGTTCTTCGGTTTCAAGCAGCAAGGCATCCAGGTATTCATTCATTGCCTTGTCTCGTGAAAAGCTACTCATGAGTTCCCCTTACACCGGCTGGTCTTGCGACAGCAAAGTGCTCAGCAGACCATTATAGGCAAAAACACCCCGTGAATTGGGCGCATAAATAGATGGCGGAGTCTGTGCTGTACTAGCATCACGAAATTTAGTGTCTACAGGTATCATGCCGTTCCATACCAGGTCGCCATGCATAGTGCGTAACTTCTGATACGCCTCTAAAGATGCCCGGGTTCGTTTGTCATACAAAGTGGGCACTATAGTCACCTGATGTTGCAGACTCTTAGAATGCTGAATTAATTTCAATGTACCCATCATGCGATCCAGCCCTTTCAACGCCAGGAACTCGGTCTGTACCGGAATAATAACGCGGGTACTGGCGGCCAGCGCATTGACCATTAACACCCCAAGTACTGGCGGCACGTCAATCAATACGTAGTCATAGTCATTCTGCAGCAATTGAGTTAACCGGCGAATCACCAGCCCCATGCCACTTTGCGTGCCGAGTTTGCGATCCAGAGTGGCCAACGCCATGGTCGCTGGCAATACATCCAGGTTGTCAAAACCACTGGCGCAGATTGTCTGCTGAGCCTGCTCACGGGTAACGTCTTTGCCCGCCAGAAATAAGGCGTACATGCTATTACTGAGATCATCGGTATCGATATTAAAGTAATAAGTTAAAGAAGCATGCGGATCCGTGTCGATCAGCAACACCCGCTTGCCACGCTGCGCGAGCATGCCACCGAGGGTCACTGTGGTGGTGGTTTTACCCACCCCACCTTTTTGATTGGCAATAGCCCAGACAATCACAAGCTGCTCCTACTGATAACCCACCTCACGCATAATGCTTCTGGCCATGTTATTCAGAGCAATGCTCTTTTCCGCGATACCCGTGCTGGCAACGGCCTGAGGCATACCATAAACAACACAGGACTCCTGGTCCTGAGCCCATATTTTTGACCCCTGGGCCTTGAGCAAGCGGGCGCCTTCGCGGCCATCCGCGCCCATACCTGTCAAAATAACGGCCAACGCGCTATTGCCATACACTTTGCTCAGTGAGGCAAAAGTAAGATCGACACTAGGGCGATAGGTAATACGTTCACTTTCATCAGCTTTTATACGCAAACGTACATTGCCTGGCCGTCCATCCGCGAGCATTTGCATGCCGCCAGGTGCCAGATAAGCAACGCCGGCTTTAAGCACATCGCCATCACTGGCTTCGCGCACTTCAATCTTACATAAACCATTAAGACGTTGGGCAAAGGCTTTGGTAAAGGCCGCAGGCATATGCTGCACCAGCACTATCGGGTAAGGAAAATTAGCAGGCAGTTGCGTCAAAATTGTCTGCAAGGCAACAGGGCCCCCGGTCGAGGTTCCGATCGCCAGCACTTTATACTGGCTGTTAACCTGCAGATTAGTACCACTAACCGGCGCTGAATCGGCACTCGAAGTACGGCGAACAGGTGCCGCTGGCGAAGGTCTGGTCGCAGCAGGCTCAGTGCGGGTGACTGAACGTCGTGGCACCGACTTACGGGCAATGCTTATAACCCGCTGCTGCAACACATTAACCGCGTCTTCACGATTACGCGCTATATCTTCAAATTTTTTCGGCAGAAAATCTAAAGCGCCCGCTTCCAGTGCATCCAGCGTTGCCTTGGCACCATCGTGGGTCAGGGAGCTGAACATTAGAATAGGTGTTGGGCATTCCGCCATAATACGACGCACGGCACTGATTCCGTCCAGTACCGGCATTTCTATATCCATGGTAATTACATCAGGCTTGAGCTTTTTTGTTTGCTCTATAGCGGCTTCACCGTCTTCGGCGGTACCAACCACATCCAGCTCGGCTGATGCATTCAGTATTTCACTGACCCGGCGCCGAAAGAAGCTCGAGTCATCTACTACAAGAACACGGATTGTCATTAATTGAATTGCCTTTTAGCGTTTGGCGTAATGCTTTAATAAGCTTGGGATATCCAGAATCAGGGCGATGCCACCATCACTGGTGATAGTCGCGCCAGCCATGCCGGGCGTGCCTTGTAGCATGCTGTCGAGAGGCTTAATAACTACTTCTTCCTGACCAATCAGCCCATCCACCACAAAACCTACCTGGCGAGTGCCAAGCTGAACCACAACCACGTGACCATGATCCGGGCGGCTTTGCCGATCCGCATTTCGCTGCAACCAATGCTGCAGATAAAATAAAGGTATCGCTCGCTCACGCACAATCATAGTGCGCTGCCCGTCTACTGTATTAATAAGTTTCTTGTCCAGGCCAATAATTTCGCTGACCTGAGCCAGTGGTAAAGCAAATGTCTGCTTCGCTACCAGAACCATTAAAGTAGGTAAAATCGCCAGCGTTAACGGCACTTTAATTTCTAAAATAGTGCCTTTACCCATTTCTGAGTCAATACGTATAGAGCCATTGAGCTGGTTGATTTTGGTTTTCACCACATCCATACCCACACCACGACCAGAAACGTCTGATATTTCTGTCTTGGTAGAGAAGCCGGCTGCAAAAATCAGGTTATAGGCTTCTTCATTGCTCATACGGGAGGCAGAATCTTCGTCCAGCACCCCTTTTTCTATGGCAATTTTTTTCAATTTTTCAGCATCCATACCGGCGCCATCATCGGTGATGGTAAGCAGAATATGATCGCCTTCCTGAGAAGCACTTAGTTTAACTACACCAACCCGTGGTTTGCCTGACTTTTCACGCTCGTCCGGCATTTCAATGCCGTGATCGACAGAGTTGCGCACCAGGTGGACCAGGGGATCGGCGAGTGCTTCGACCAGATTTTTATCTAAATCGGTATCTTCACCGGACAATTCCAGGGTGATTTCTTTTTTCAACGTACGGGCAAGATCACGCACCACCCGAGGGAAGCGGCCGAAAACTTTCTTAATCGGCTGCATACGGGTTTTCATCACTGCGCCTTGCAGATCGCCTGTCACTACGTCCAGATTAGCAATGGTTTTACTAAGCTCTTCGTCATCCACATCCTGCTTGCTG carries:
- a CDS encoding protein-glutamate methylesterase/protein-glutamine glutaminase, yielding MTIRVLVVDDSSFFRRRVSEILNASAELDVVGTAEDGEAAIEQTKKLKPDVITMDIEMPVLDGISAVRRIMAECPTPILMFSSLTHDGAKATLDALEAGALDFLPKKFEDIARNREDAVNVLQQRVISIARKSVPRRSVTRTEPAATRPSPAAPVRRTSSADSAPVSGTNLQVNSQYKVLAIGTSTGGPVALQTILTQLPANFPYPIVLVQHMPAAFTKAFAQRLNGLCKIEVREASDGDVLKAGVAYLAPGGMQMLADGRPGNVRLRIKADESERITYRPSVDLTFASLSKVYGNSALAVILTGMGADGREGARLLKAQGSKIWAQDQESCVVYGMPQAVASTGIAEKSIALNNMARSIMREVGYQ
- a CDS encoding chemotaxis protein CheA, whose amino-acid sequence is MSFDVDEDILQDFLIEAGEILELLSEQLVQLENDPDNRDLLNAIFRGFHTVKGGAGFLSLTELVDTCHGAENVFDTLRNGGRKVSSELMDIILQSLDTINEQFAQVRARENCTPADPELLKLLEKLSKPASEDEAEPVAAPQAPAASQNESVSGEGGVDEITEDEFESLLDELHGSKKAPAAKAKTEKAAQSKSDDDITDDEFEALLDELHGSGPVEPKPDKPAKAEANSAAEKASSGGDDKISDDEFEALLDDMHGKGQFKATTDEGAAKPAAKAPAAKAEVAKPAPAAKAAAKTAPPPAETTVRVDTKRLDEIMNMVGELVLVRNRLLSIDSKQDVDDEELSKTIANLDVVTGDLQGAVMKTRMQPIKKVFGRFPRVVRDLARTLKKEITLELSGEDTDLDKNLVEALADPLVHLVRNSVDHGIEMPDEREKSGKPRVGVVKLSASQEGDHILLTITDDGAGMDAEKLKKIAIEKGVLDEDSASRMSNEEAYNLIFAAGFSTKTEISDVSGRGVGMDVVKTKINQLNGSIRIDSEMGKGTILEIKVPLTLAILPTLMVLVAKQTFALPLAQVSEIIGLDKKLINTVDGQRTMIVRERAIPLFYLQHWLQRNADRQSRPDHGHVVVVQLGTRQVGFVVDGLIGQEEVVIKPLDSMLQGTPGMAGATITSDGGIALILDIPSLLKHYAKR
- a CDS encoding ParA family protein, with protein sequence MIVWAIANQKGGVGKTTTTVTLGGMLAQRGKRVLLIDTDPHASLTYYFNIDTDDLSNSMYALFLAGKDVTREQAQQTICASGFDNLDVLPATMALATLDRKLGTQSGMGLVIRRLTQLLQNDYDYVLIDVPPVLGVLMVNALAASTRVIIPVQTEFLALKGLDRMMGTLKLIQHSKSLQHQVTIVPTLYDKRTRASLEAYQKLRTMHGDLVWNGMIPVDTKFRDASTAQTPPSIYAPNSRGVFAYNGLLSTLLSQDQPV